The following is a genomic window from Triplophysa rosa linkage group LG11, Trosa_1v2, whole genome shotgun sequence.
cgacatgtccataccctctatagtgAACTCCTcagaatgtgttttttgtgtctGTCAACTTTGATTAactttttatggtttatttattgattgtGCATTAACAGTTATACTTATTGTTTGTACGTCTACAGGAACAAACTCTCTCACCTGTCCCTGTCCCAGTTCCAGTTGTTTCTCCCGCGAAATACTTTTATCTTGATAGACACTTTTTGAAAGTCCTGCAGGATGTTTCTGAACATATTCCCAATGGCACGTCTGACCTGTTCATACAGTTGCTCATCTCTTGGGTGCTCCTGCAGCCAGCGATCGCGGGCCATCGGGTCCACATACACCACATGATTCACCATTTCAGTGGTGATAAACTGCACCTTCTGACGAATATTCTGGATTCCGGCCCTCTCATTATTGTTGACAGATGTATCAGCCATGAGGTATGCCACAAGTTGAGCTCGGAGCTGCCTTACATACTCTCCGAACACATCTGCATTGTAATCCACATAGAACTCATTCGAACTAGAGACAACAAGATATAACAATTTGATAATTGATGTCATTTTATTGTTGGGACCTCACTGCACTCATCCCACCTGTGCAGGcaagcacacgcacgcacgcacgcacgcacgcacgcacgcacgcacgcacgcacgcacgcacgcacacacacacacacacacacacctgaagtGGGCCACCATTCTGCTAATTGCTTCTTGTTCAGTTCGGCTGAGGGGGATTACAAGGTCCTGCGTCAGGTTCTCAAGCTGCTCATCATAGCCTCCCACGACTTCCAGCAGCTTCTGCAGAACACTGCGATGAAACCCAAGGACTCTATTGTTGAAGACATGCTGGCCCCGGTTCGCTCGCTTTTCAGAAGAAGACAACGTGCGTGTGCACGCAATAGCGTTTAGTGCATCCTGGGCGGCTTTACTGAGCTGCTGAAGCTTCACATTATCGCAGTTAACACATATCTGATTTTTATTCGACTGTCCTATCAGGAAACACAATCATTATATTAGTGTTCCTCCCTCTTGGTGTACTGTATTGTGTGTGAGATTTGTGTATAGGTGTCTCTTACCCTTAGGAAGGATAGAGTTGATGGCGAAGACAAAACCCAAAGCTGTGGCAATAGCCAGCACGAGCTTTGTAGTAGAAAGCGTTATGATCATTATGCTCAGGTTGTTTTCTGGTCAGCTTATCTATGTCAAAAAGCATACTATTTCACTAAATCGACccagaaatgtgttttaatatgcacaaagaaaatacataaatgacaattttcaatttggagccatattagaggaggtgaaaaatgacatgagaaatatgccagcattataattttatttttacagagatTGGTGTATCAATTAGTAAAATCTATTAATGTTAGCAACccttgatgcattttatgccaatAGTGACAGTTCAAGAATAAGGAAAAAGCACTGTtcgtgttattttttacaaaatttgcATGCCTGTAACTCAAGAAATGTAAGAG
Proteins encoded in this region:
- the LOC130562306 gene encoding uncharacterized protein LOC130562306 isoform X2; translation: MIITLSTTKLVLAIATALGFVFAINSILPKGQSNKNQICVNCDNVKLQQLSKAAQDALNAIACTRTLSSSEKRANRGQHVFNNRVLGFHRSVLQKLLEVVGGYDEQLENLTQDLVIPLSRTEQEAISRMVAHFSSNEFYVDYNADVFGEYVRQLRAQLVAYLMADTSVNNNERAGIQNIRQKVQFITTEMVNHVVYVDPMARDRWLQEHPRDEQLYEQVRRAIGNMFRNILQDFQKVSIKIKVFRGRNNWNWDRDSDVK
- the LOC130562306 gene encoding uncharacterized protein LOC130562306 isoform X1; this translates as MIITLSTTKLVLAIATALGFVFAINSILPKGQSNKNQICVNCDNVKLQQLSKAAQDALNAIACTRTLSSSEKRANRGQHVFNNRVLGFHRSVLQKLLEVVGGYDEQLENLTQDLVIPLSRTEQEAISRMVAHFSSNEFYVDYNADVFGEYVRQLRAQLVAYLMADTSVNNNERAGIQNIRQKVQFITTEMVNHVVYVDPMARDRWLQEHPRDEQLYEQVRRAIGNMFRNILQDFQKVSIKIKVFRGRNNWNWDRDRSDVK